One window from the genome of Dermacentor silvarum isolate Dsil-2018 chromosome 7, BIME_Dsil_1.4, whole genome shotgun sequence encodes:
- the LOC119459410 gene encoding LOW QUALITY PROTEIN: BTB/POZ domain-containing protein 3-like (The sequence of the model RefSeq protein was modified relative to this genomic sequence to represent the inferred CDS: deleted 1 base in 1 codon) — translation MDADGEKVLQRTSSLLQNKAFTDVTFIVGPPSASKKYVGHRVLLAMTSPVFEAMFYGDMADKSKVIRIADIAPIGFENLLRYAYTDNLKLQTVDDAMLTAYAAKKYILPHLLKDCFAFIEKHVTPQTVCQVFEFAQVMEAYPLVHQCLNIIDRQTYHVLTSTNFPNVALHTLETIVRRKYLNLYSEYALYSAVVQWGQEECSRRNLERDMDNVRSVIETVLPLVRFLAMSPEEFCKGPAKSGLLTKEECFSVFMNMAIPGIVPLPKGVSMEGAKRTSPPEHFVARRYQAVSFHAPSRPLRLFGLKFVVPTRDVFLVGVGFPVRQDLGSYSVRQPKFDGQLRCSYKVQEDRREREELDVSFTLAKDKDVRIKFKKPIFVRKGLEYELELQLGSLMSDDVIVPSLKNRKKEDTVEGVTFQFSAFQRPHMSNVLEILEFSDLLFYF, via the exons atggacgccgacggCGAGAAGGTGCTGCAGCGGACGTCGTCCCTGCTCCAGAACAAGGCGTTCACCGACGTCACCTTCATCGTGGGGCCGCCGTCGGCCTCCAAGAAGTACGTGGGCCACCGGGTGCTGCTGGCCATGACGAGCCCCGTGTTCGAGGCCATGTTCTACGGAGACATGGCCGACAAGTCCAAGGTCATCCGCATCGCCGACATCGCGCCCATCGGGTTCGAGAACCTGCTCAG GTACGCCTACACGGACAACCTCAAGCTACAAACGGTGGACGACGCCATGCTGACCGCATACGCGGCCAAGAAGTACATCCTGCCACACCTGCTCAAGGACTGCTTCGCCTTCATCGAGAAGCACGTGACGCCACAGACCGTGTGCCAGGTGTTCGAGTTCGCGCAGGTCATGGAGGCTTATCCGCTGGTGCACCAGTGCCTGAACATCATCGACCGGCAGACGTACCACGTGCTCACCTCGACCAACTTCCCCAACGTGGCGCTGCACACGCTAGAGACCATCGTGCGCCGAAAGTACCTCAACCTGTACTCGGAGTACGCGCTCTATTCGGCCGTGGTCCAGTGGGGGCAGGAGGAGTGCTCCAGGAGGAACCTAGAGCGGGACATGGACAACGTGCGCAGCGTCATCGAGACCGTGCTCCCGCTCGTTCGGTTCCTGGCCATGAGCCCCGAAGAGTTCTGCAAGGGCCCCGCCAAGAGTGGACTGCTGACCAAGGAGGAGTGCTTCTCGGTCTTCATGAACATGGCCATACCGGGGATTGTGCCTCTGCCAAAAG GTGTCAGCATGGAGGGTGCCAAGAGGACATCGCCCCCCGAGCACTTCGTGGCGCGTCGCTACCAGGCCGTCTCCTTCCACGCGCCGTCGCGGCCGCTGCGACTGTTCGGCCTCAAGTTCGTGGTGCCCACGCGCGACGTGTTCCTCGTGGGCGTCGGCTTTCCCGTGCGCCAGGACCTCGGCTCGTACAGCGTGCGCCAGCCCAAGTTCGACGGCCAGCTGCGCTGCAGCTACAAGGTGCAGGAGGACCGGCGGGAGCGCGAGGAGCTCGACGTGTCCTTCACGCTGGCCAAGGACAAGGACGTGCGCATCAAGTTCAAGAAGCCCATCTTCGTGCGCAAGGGACTCGAGTACGAGCTCGAGCTGCAGCTCGGCTCGCTCAtgagcgatgacgtcatcgtgcCGTCGCTCAAGAACAGGAAGAAAGAGGACACCGTCGAGGGC GTCACGTTCCAGTTCTCGGCCTTCCAGAGGCCGCACATGTCCAACGTCTTGGAGATACTCGAGTTCTCCGACTTGCTGTTCTACTTCTGA